A single window of Larimichthys crocea isolate SSNF chromosome XII, L_crocea_2.0, whole genome shotgun sequence DNA harbors:
- the dhfr gene encoding dihydrofolate reductase, which yields MSRILNGIVAVCPDLGIGNNGKLPWHPVRLSNEFKHFRTMTETPSAKGKQNVVIMGRKTWFSIPEKNRPLNNRINIVLSRQCKAPPAGAHHLVADFNSALRLVDTDLADQADQVWIIGGSSLYKELMESSGTRRLFITQILKQFECDTFFPEISPDKFRLLPK from the exons ATGTCCCGCATTCTGAACGGTATTGTGGCGGTGTGTCCTGACCTGGGTATCGGGAACAATGGAAAGCTGCCATGGCATCCTGTTAGACTGAG TAACGAATTTAAACACTTCAGGACGATGACAGAAACTCCATCTGCGAAAG GCAAACAGAATGTGGTGATCATGGGCAGGAAAACGTGGTTTTCCATcccagagaaaaacagacctCTAAACAACAGGATCAACATCGTCCTCAGTAGGCAATGCAA AGCGCCCCCTGCAGGTGCGCACCACCTGGTGGCAGACTTTAACTCTGCTCTCAGGCTGGTTGACACAGACCTAGCAGATCAGGCTGACCAGGTCTGGATTATAGGAGGCAGCTCTCTCTATAAG GAGTTAATGGAGAGCTCGGGGACCAGAAGACTGTTCATCACACAAATCCTGAAGCAGTTTGAGTGTGACACATTCTTTCCTGAAATCAGTCCAGATAAATTTCGCCTGCTGCCAAAGTAA